In Pleurocapsa sp. PCC 7319, the following are encoded in one genomic region:
- a CDS encoding response regulator: MSILLVEDNYNDILLIRRAFRKAEIQTPMIEVKDGDEAIAYLSQTGKYADIETYPVPVLILLDLKLPRRSGLEVLEWIKQQPLLKRLLVVVLTSSQENSDLDRAYDLGANSYLVKPIDFQDFVKLVGTIDDYWFKFNQFPKICAS; this comes from the coding sequence ATTAGGAGGGCATTTCGCAAGGCTGAGATACAAACCCCAATGATAGAGGTAAAAGATGGGGATGAAGCGATCGCTTATTTAAGCCAAACGGGGAAATATGCCGACATAGAAACTTATCCCGTTCCTGTATTGATTTTGCTAGATTTAAAACTACCCCGACGTTCGGGACTAGAAGTTTTAGAATGGATTAAACAACAACCACTCTTAAAACGCCTTTTGGTAGTGGTATTAACCTCTTCTCAAGAAAACTCCGACCTCGATCGTGCCTACGATTTGGGAGCTAATTCTTATTTGGTCAAACCCATTGACTTCCAAGATTTTGTCAAACTGGTAGGAACGATTGATGATTACTGGTTTAAGTTTAATCAGTTTCCTAAAATTTGCGCTAGCTAG